The Astyanax mexicanus isolate ESR-SI-001 chromosome 20, AstMex3_surface, whole genome shotgun sequence genome contains a region encoding:
- the LOC125784927 gene encoding negative elongation factor E-like, whose protein sequence is MRHRWKSTKTGDTGEHRSRGEDTQRHETGLRPDRSLPLNAQLPRRVKTNPGGWRWGEAGENKRRNRGLKRRQDRGQRLDGRLDGELDRRRRLDGELDMRRRLDGTGHGNRDENIDRDRNKHGDWDRNGETTRDRNRNKHRHRDQDRERQGHKKHRWVPRTGKSLCGSPRSQPGHSSGVKVRGPRCLPG, encoded by the coding sequence atgagacacaggtggaaatctactaagacgggagacacaggggagcacaggtcacgtggggaagacacacagagacacgagacagggctaagacctgacagaagcctccccctaaacgcgcagctcccgaggcgcgtaaaaacgaaccccgggggctggcggtggggagaggccggggaaaacaagagacgaaaccggggactgaaacggagacaggacagaggacagagactggacgggagactggacggggaactggacaggagacggagactggatggggaactggacatgagacggagactggacgggaccggacatgggaacagggacgagaacattgacagggacagaaacaaacacggtgactgggacaggaacggagaaactaccagggacaggaaccggaacaaacacagacacagggaccaagacagggagagacaggggcacaaaaaacataggtgggtgcccaggactggcaaaagtctgtgtggtagtccaaggagccagcctgggcacagttctggagtgaaagtccggggacctcggtgcctgcctgggtaa